The proteins below come from a single Iocasia fonsfrigidae genomic window:
- a CDS encoding ABC transporter substrate-binding protein: MYRKFLMISMVVLSILSLSLTSFAAKKIELRMSWWGSETRHRNTLEAIERYEEMNPDIDIIPEYSGFEGYRNKLFSQIMASNAPDIFTTVMEWYSDLEDADGMVDITGMVDVSGHNPKYVEACSFNGKMYGVNLSVNGIVLNQNVTLLKELGVEPLKAPYTWDDMVAKFKEVYEKSDGEVYGAADFTANIEGMGFDILKYYGYSKLGYEDAFPFNNEKFTIKKEDIQDFLQFFVDLRKSNAVAPVDISSMNDFSANSLLIQRVTAFEINFAGTFGRYQDQTTDDLQPVPLPVGENGENGDLARPGLIFSVSKNSKHVNEATKFIEWFTTSPEAAKILKNCRGVLPTDVQRATLLKSGAQLNDIDRKVMSVVDKILERDLKMAYAGPGGNGELGPIILPEISQMIGFGQMSVEEGADEFMNSIND; encoded by the coding sequence ATGTATAGGAAATTTTTAATGATTTCTATGGTTGTTTTGTCAATTCTATCTTTATCACTGACTAGTTTTGCAGCAAAAAAAATTGAATTAAGGATGTCATGGTGGGGTTCAGAGACAAGGCATAGAAATACATTAGAAGCAATTGAACGGTATGAAGAAATGAATCCAGATATAGATATTATACCAGAATATTCAGGATTTGAAGGATACAGGAATAAGCTGTTTTCACAGATAATGGCTAGTAATGCACCTGATATCTTTACAACTGTAATGGAATGGTATTCGGATTTAGAAGACGCAGATGGCATGGTGGATATTACTGGAATGGTAGATGTTAGTGGTCATAACCCTAAATATGTAGAGGCTTGTTCTTTTAATGGGAAAATGTACGGTGTTAACCTATCTGTTAATGGAATTGTCTTAAACCAGAATGTAACTCTCCTTAAAGAACTGGGAGTAGAGCCATTAAAAGCACCTTATACATGGGATGACATGGTAGCCAAATTCAAAGAGGTTTATGAAAAATCTGATGGAGAAGTTTATGGTGCAGCTGATTTTACAGCTAATATTGAGGGTATGGGTTTCGATATATTAAAATACTATGGTTATTCTAAATTAGGTTATGAAGATGCTTTTCCTTTCAATAACGAGAAATTTACTATTAAAAAAGAAGATATTCAAGACTTCTTACAATTCTTTGTTGACCTAAGGAAGAGTAACGCTGTAGCTCCTGTTGATATTTCATCAATGAATGATTTTTCAGCCAATTCGTTACTAATACAACGTGTAACTGCTTTTGAGATTAATTTTGCAGGAACTTTCGGAAGGTATCAAGACCAAACTACTGATGATTTACAACCAGTACCATTACCTGTTGGAGAAAATGGAGAAAACGGAGACCTTGCTAGACCTGGTTTAATATTCTCAGTTTCTAAAAATTCTAAGCATGTAAATGAAGCCACCAAATTTATTGAATGGTTTACTACTAGTCCGGAAGCAGCCAAAATATTGAAGAATTGTAGGGGAGTTCTACCCACAGATGTACAGCGAGCCACCCTCTTAAAATCTGGAGCACAATTAAATGACATTGATAGAAAAGTTATGTCAGTTGTAGATAAAATTCTTGAAAGAGATTTAAAAATGGCTTATGCTGGTCCAGGTGGAAATGGAGAATTAGGACCTATTATTCTACCTGAAATTAGCCAGATGATTGGTTTTGGGCAGATGAGTGTAGAAGAAGGTGCAGATGAATTTATGAACTCTATTAATGACTAA
- a CDS encoding carbohydrate ABC transporter permease translates to MAFKKSKVIKYTFLILFTLFMLYPLIWLFLGSVKPNNEIFTPGGILPSKWLWSNYIKGWFAIPGYSFGVFFWNTLKLVFFVVIGTVISTTMAGYAFARLKFPFQKTLFAILMGTLMLPQQVLLVPRYVLYSTLGWVNSYKPLTIPAFAAQFAGAFFIYLMVQFIRGIPRELDEAAIVDGCGHFRIFCNIILPNCKPAIFSIGLFSFMWSWNDFLNQLLYINDVGSFTISLGLRMFLDNAAAVSWGSLFAMSILSLVPLAILFFFAQRFFVEGIATTGVKG, encoded by the coding sequence ATGGCTTTTAAGAAAAGTAAAGTAATAAAATATACTTTTTTAATATTATTTACACTTTTTATGCTATACCCACTAATCTGGCTTTTCTTAGGTAGTGTAAAACCAAATAATGAAATATTTACCCCAGGTGGTATTTTGCCATCTAAATGGCTGTGGAGTAATTATATTAAGGGTTGGTTTGCTATCCCGGGTTATTCATTTGGGGTATTTTTCTGGAATACCTTAAAATTAGTATTTTTTGTAGTGATTGGTACAGTAATCAGTACAACAATGGCTGGATATGCTTTTGCTAGACTGAAATTTCCCTTTCAGAAGACCCTATTTGCAATTTTGATGGGGACCTTGATGTTACCACAACAGGTGCTATTAGTACCAAGGTATGTGCTATATTCGACTCTGGGTTGGGTTAATTCATATAAACCGTTAACTATCCCAGCATTTGCAGCCCAATTTGCAGGGGCTTTCTTTATCTATCTGATGGTACAGTTTATCAGGGGTATTCCTCGTGAGTTGGATGAAGCTGCGATAGTTGATGGTTGTGGCCACTTTAGAATTTTCTGTAACATAATTTTACCAAACTGTAAACCAGCTATTTTCAGTATAGGACTATTTTCCTTTATGTGGTCCTGGAATGATTTTCTAAATCAATTACTTTATATTAATGATGTTGGAAGTTTTACCATTTCACTTGGTTTGAGAATGTTCCTTGATAATGCAGCTGCTGTTAGTTGGGGTTCATTATTTGCCATGTCTATTCTATCTCTTGTACCACTTGCAATTCTATTCTTTTTTGCACAGAGGTTCTTTGTTGAAGGTATTGCAACTACTGGTGTTAAAGGATAA
- a CDS encoding carbohydrate ABC transporter permease: protein MKANIINNRSMSIKNRNKRKEYMIAFLFLAPWLIGIIIFTLWPFISSFIMSLQKTNLFSSTFIGLKNYKELLSDRKFIKSLSVTLKFVFISVPLKLSFALFIAAILNDKIKGTNFFRSALYLPSLIGTSVAVAAMWTQLFGARGLINNVLEVFGVQGKSWIANPSTALYVLVLLVVWQFGSSMVIFLSGLKNIPSSLYEACEIDGGNKVQRFFYITLPMLSPVILFNLILQTISSFQIFTQAFIITRGGPINETLFMVLHIYNKAFLASEMGYASALSWVLLLVILVVTGLIFFTSKHWVYYESE from the coding sequence ATGAAAGCTAATATTATAAATAACAGGTCTATGTCTATAAAGAACAGGAATAAGCGCAAAGAATATATGATAGCCTTTCTATTTCTTGCTCCATGGTTGATTGGAATAATAATCTTCACTCTTTGGCCATTTATTAGTTCATTTATAATGTCGCTGCAGAAGACTAATTTATTTTCATCAACATTTATTGGGTTAAAAAATTATAAAGAACTACTTAGTGATAGAAAGTTCATCAAGTCATTAAGTGTCACACTTAAGTTTGTATTTATTTCTGTTCCCTTGAAATTGTCTTTTGCTCTTTTTATTGCAGCAATTTTAAATGATAAAATAAAGGGAACAAATTTCTTTAGGAGCGCTTTATATCTACCTTCATTAATTGGGACCAGTGTAGCTGTTGCAGCTATGTGGACACAGTTGTTTGGGGCAAGGGGATTGATTAATAATGTCCTGGAGGTTTTTGGTGTCCAGGGGAAAAGTTGGATTGCCAATCCTTCAACTGCATTATATGTACTTGTTTTACTAGTTGTCTGGCAGTTTGGTTCATCAATGGTTATTTTTTTATCTGGGCTTAAAAATATACCTAGTTCCTTATATGAAGCGTGTGAAATAGATGGTGGTAATAAGGTTCAGCGTTTTTTCTATATTACTCTACCGATGTTATCTCCTGTTATATTATTTAACCTGATATTACAGACTATCAGTTCTTTTCAAATTTTTACACAGGCCTTTATTATTACTCGCGGTGGACCAATAAACGAAACACTCTTTATGGTACTCCATATTTATAATAAGGCATTTTTGGCTTCAGAAATGGGTTATGCCAGTGCATTATCCTGGGTACTATTGCTAGTAATTTTAGTTGTAACCGGACTAATATTTTTCACATCTAAACATTGGGTTTATTATGAGAGCGAATAG
- a CDS encoding glycoside hydrolase family 3 C-terminal domain-containing protein has protein sequence MSKSTEKTAIYKNPEVPLDERLDDLLNRLTLEEKLTQMLYYSYAIGRLGIKEYNWWNECLHGVARAGVATVFPQAIGMAATFSPERLYRVASAISDEARAKYNEFQRHEDRGIYKGLTFWTPNINIFRDPRWGRGQETYGEDPYLTGRLGVSFIKGLQGDHPVYLKTAACAKHFAVHSGPESERHEFNAVVDPKDMYETYLPAFRDAVKEARVEAVMGAYNRTNGEPCCASKTLIQKILRGEWGFEGHYVSDCGAIEDIHKHHQLTNSPEESAAMAVNNGCDLNCGKVFEHLKTAVEKGLIVEDTIDKSVRRLLRTRFKLGMFDPQEMVPFNDIPYELNDCEKHRQIALETARESMVLLKNEDSLLPVDKRGLKSVAVIGPNADSKQVLLGNYFGLPSKYVTILEGIQEAVDDKTRVYYAEGCALGETPESFWGNPPTTGFAEALATAERADLVVMCLGLSPEFEGEEGAVANSDGGGDKIDISLPGFQLELLKAVQRTGKPIVLVLLNGSPIELNWAAENVEAILEAWYPGEEGGTAVADIIFGAYNPAGRLPLTFVKSLEQLPPFRDYSMKNRTYRYLEEEPLYPFGYGLSYTKFEYSNLSINSKKIAISDDMNLTIKVDVENAGEVAGDEVVQLYISLQERSISLPKWQLNGVKRVHLKPGEKRNIEFHIKPRQLAVVDEKGRYLLKEASYRIYLGGQQPDERSKKLTGQGVLYQDIELTGKTMELVD, from the coding sequence ATGAGTAAATCAACAGAAAAGACAGCAATTTATAAAAATCCAGAAGTACCATTAGATGAAAGGTTGGATGATTTGTTAAACAGGTTAACACTTGAAGAAAAACTTACTCAAATGCTTTATTATTCCTATGCAATTGGCAGATTAGGTATTAAGGAATATAACTGGTGGAATGAGTGTTTACATGGAGTTGCACGGGCAGGTGTAGCAACAGTTTTTCCCCAGGCAATTGGAATGGCTGCTACTTTTAGTCCAGAACGTTTATACAGGGTTGCTTCTGCTATTTCCGATGAAGCCAGGGCTAAATATAATGAGTTTCAAAGACATGAAGACAGGGGTATTTATAAAGGGCTTACCTTCTGGACCCCTAATATTAATATCTTCAGGGATCCCAGGTGGGGAAGAGGTCAGGAGACATATGGTGAAGACCCATATTTAACAGGCAGACTGGGTGTGAGCTTTATTAAAGGGTTACAGGGTGATCACCCTGTATATTTAAAAACAGCGGCTTGTGCCAAGCATTTTGCTGTTCACAGTGGGCCTGAAAGTGAACGTCATGAATTTAATGCTGTTGTTGATCCTAAGGATATGTATGAGACATATCTACCAGCTTTCCGTGATGCGGTTAAAGAAGCTAGAGTAGAAGCTGTTATGGGGGCATATAACCGTACTAATGGTGAGCCCTGCTGTGCCAGTAAAACCTTAATACAGAAGATATTAAGGGGTGAATGGGGTTTTGAAGGTCATTATGTTTCTGATTGTGGTGCTATTGAGGATATTCATAAACACCATCAGTTGACTAATAGCCCTGAAGAATCAGCAGCAATGGCTGTTAATAATGGTTGTGACCTTAACTGTGGCAAGGTATTTGAACACCTCAAAACTGCTGTAGAAAAGGGTTTGATTGTTGAAGATACTATCGATAAATCGGTCAGAAGGTTACTGCGAACAAGGTTTAAACTGGGTATGTTCGATCCCCAGGAAATGGTTCCTTTTAATGATATACCTTATGAGTTAAATGACTGTGAAAAACACCGACAGATAGCCCTGGAAACAGCCAGGGAGTCAATGGTGTTGTTAAAAAATGAAGATTCACTTTTACCAGTAGATAAAAGAGGATTAAAATCTGTAGCTGTTATTGGCCCTAATGCTGACAGTAAACAGGTTTTACTCGGCAATTATTTTGGGTTACCTTCAAAATATGTCACTATCTTAGAAGGAATACAAGAGGCAGTAGATGATAAAACAAGGGTATATTATGCAGAAGGCTGTGCTTTAGGTGAAACACCTGAATCTTTCTGGGGTAATCCTCCTACAACTGGTTTTGCTGAGGCGCTTGCCACAGCTGAAAGGGCTGATTTAGTAGTCATGTGTCTGGGGCTCTCACCTGAATTTGAAGGTGAAGAAGGGGCTGTTGCTAATTCTGATGGTGGGGGAGATAAGATAGATATTAGTCTCCCGGGATTCCAACTTGAATTATTAAAGGCTGTCCAAAGAACAGGTAAACCTATTGTATTGGTCTTATTAAATGGTAGCCCTATTGAGCTCAATTGGGCAGCAGAGAATGTTGAGGCTATCCTTGAAGCCTGGTACCCTGGTGAGGAAGGGGGCACAGCAGTAGCTGATATAATATTTGGTGCTTATAACCCTGCTGGTAGGCTGCCGCTTACCTTTGTTAAGTCTTTAGAACAGTTACCACCTTTTAGAGACTATAGTATGAAAAACAGGACTTATCGATATTTAGAAGAGGAACCATTATACCCATTTGGTTATGGATTGAGTTATACTAAATTTGAATATTCTAATCTATCAATTAATAGTAAAAAAATAGCAATCAGTGATGATATGAATTTGACTATTAAGGTAGATGTTGAAAATGCTGGTGAAGTGGCCGGGGATGAGGTTGTCCAGTTATATATTAGTCTGCAGGAAAGAAGTATTAGTCTTCCAAAGTGGCAATTAAATGGTGTCAAAAGGGTTCATCTAAAACCAGGCGAGAAAAGGAATATAGAATTCCATATCAAGCCACGGCAGTTAGCAGTTGTAGATGAAAAAGGGAGATACCTCTTAAAAGAAGCCAGCTATAGGATATATCTTGGTGGACAGCAGCCTGATGAGAGAAGTAAAAAATTAACAGGTCAAGGTGTATTATATCAAGATATAGAATTAACTGGTAAGACAATGGAGTTGGTTGATTAA